In Phoenix dactylifera cultivar Barhee BC4 chromosome 1, palm_55x_up_171113_PBpolish2nd_filt_p, whole genome shotgun sequence, the genomic stretch AAAACCTAACCAAGATGTTCACAGTCCACTAGACCgagaatttttcaaaagtttTCTGGAGGTAAGTGTTTCTGAACACCCATTATCCATATTACATATAGAATTATATTAATGAGCATTTTATTTGTCAATTGACAGTTAGTCGATAGACATGACCATACTTTTGATATGCTTTTGAATGTTTGAACACATGGATTGTATGTTTTATACCATCAGTATAAACGTGATCAATATGATTTATTTACAGTGACACAGTCTTGCAACATCTGATGTGATCTTTGTATTCATACTCCTGAAACAATCTTTTGATGAAGTGTGCATATAATAGTTGAAAAGACACATCTTGGTCTGTGCACTAACAAGGAAAGATTGGTCATCACAAGGACATAAACTATCTCATAAATACTTTCACTTGCTACAGAAATGATTATTACTCAATCATCAATTTTCCACTAAATACAAAATTACAGCCAATAAAATTCAGGAGTACATGAACATTATCTACCCGTCTGGCCTTCATTAGAatctcaaagcaaaaaaaaaaagtactttaATTCTGATGTAACAAGGAGTATAATTATAACAGTACTGAGGTTTCACACCTCCATGAAACTGGTTCACAGTTTTATGAAGCAAACATGTGAACAAAGAGATCAAGGGAAGCACATTCAAAATATCAGATTAATTTTGCATATGCTCTAATACCGTGTCGCAGTACAAGATTTCagtgaaaattttaaatttgtaaATTTACATGGAGATATTGCCGCGATAAGAACTACCTATCCCGCAAGAAATATTAGAAGACaagaatataataaataaaaaaggaggTAAGTAATGGAGAATGAATGTTTGTGTTAGAGGAGGGAGAAGGCTTCCAAGGGAGCTTTTCATCAATGTGTTAGCAGCATCCGGCTATggtttttgatgatgatgagggTGGCTGTTGGGAGGTGCAGAACATAAGGTCATTCAAGATGGAGCAGGTGACTAGACCTTCCTGGTTTCGTTCCTAGTTCCAAAAAGATTCAAGGGGGATTGGCTGAAGGGCTCGAAAAGTTTCGTCTCATCTCTGGGAGGCACATCACCTGAGAGGTCTTATGTAGCTTCTCTAGGAGTGTACTCCTAGAAGAAtgggagaaaggagggggagaaCCTCTCCAAGCATGTTGATAAGAACCTTAAATCCTCGCCAAGGCAATCTGTACGTAGGTGGTATAGTCTACTGCTAGAAGTATGggagaaaagagggagagaacCTCTCTAAGCATGTTGATTAGAACCTCAAAGCCTTGCCAAGGTAATCTGTAGGttttatgttcttttttttcatcAAGTCAGAACATGGAAGTATGGAGTTAAGGCAGATGGTCCTTTCGATGAAAGGAATATTGGCTCCATTTCTCTTAATGGAGACAGATCTTTTCAATAAGATCTATGATGCTGTTGTGATGAAGATGGGCATTGTAAGATGGCATGTAGAAATGGAGTTTAATGCCATGTTTTTGGAGGCATTTATCACAACAAAAAAAGGTTCAAATCCCTTTCCCTGGATCTGCATCAGCATTCAGTTATGAACCACAGAGGTGGCAAAAGGTAAAGGCTTCCATCTCAGTGTGCATGGAGATTTTTGACAACCTTCAAGCCCTTTGCTGCAAAGCACTAGTCAACTGGCAGCCAAGGGCCATATGTCATATTCTCTTTGTTCAAGATGTTTAGTATACCTTGGCTTCTTGTTCCAAATATAATGTGGCATGGCATGAGAAATACTTTTTGGAGGGCTGCTTCTTTTTGTCGTTTCCCTGTAGGAGGTTGATAATGAAGTTGGCTTGAGGACCATTCAGTGAAGGGGACTTCATGATGACAATGTACCCCTTCATTATTGGAGAAGGAATATGGTAGAATTCCTTGTCAATAGCCTAGGAATATGCTTCATTATTTGTCACCTACTTGGAAAATGCACTCCTAAAGGTTTACATGGTAACAAAGATAAGGTGGCTTCTGTTGAAGGAAGTTTCTAGGCTTCAGGCAAAGGTGGATGTGGCTAAACCTGGCCCCGCGCACACCAGAAGACACATGGGGTTAGGGCCGAATTGGGGGTGGTCATAAGAGAGGAAAAAAGTGAGCTAAGTGTGTGACTTAGTGAGCTACTTGGGAAAGTCCTTGGAGTCCTTGTAATCAGCCAAGGCTGAAGTAAGTAGGCCACTTAGGAGGAGCCTAAGTTCTGGCCGAGAGAGTGTGAGAAGGGCTTGAGGGTTTCCAAGGGGATTGTGCTTGTGCCGAGTGAAGGTAAGTGCAGTCCACGGCCAAAAGGGGATTTGGCCGGGCCAATGTGTGGGCCAAGGAGGGTTTTGGGATTAGCTAGGGTCCTTGTGAGTGGGCAAAGCTATGCTCTCGGCTTGTGAGAGCAATCTACTTGTGTTGTGAGGAATACAAGTCCCTTTCCCTTCATCCTCATGTCTTGTATGGTATTGGGAGTTTGTAGGATTCAGGCCAAGTGTCAAAGGGTCTGAAACCATGGTGCATGCGGGCTGATCCTGACCGAAGTGAAGTGCACGAGGCTGAGCTAGGGAAAGAAGGCCAAGTTTCCTAGTTGCCGCACACCGTGAGCGAGGGAATTCGAAGAAAATTTCGGTTGCCCTATTCCGACCTCACAAGGGTGTGACAGGATGCATATAGTGCAAAAGGAAAATGGAGCCATATAAGTGGCCACATGATGAGTTGATTATTGCTAGTATGAATAAGAAGGAGCTGAGGCAGCTTGGAACAAAGCTAAGGTGACTTATGTTGAAGGAAGTTTCTAGGCTTCAGGCAAAGGTGGATGTGGCTAAAGCTGGTGAAGTGGATGCATTTAGTGCAAAAGGAAAATGGAGCCATATAAGTGGTCACATGATGAGTTGATTATTGCTAGTATGAACAAGAAGAAGCTGAGGCAGCTTGGAACAAAGCTAAGGTGGCTTCTGTTGAAGGAAGTTTCTAGGCTTCAGACAAAGGTGGATGTGGCTAAAGCTGGTGAAGTGGATGCATATAgtgcaaaagaaaaatggagCCATATTAAGTGGTCACAAAATGAGTTGATTATTGCTAGTATGAGCAAGAAGGAGCTGAGGCAGCTTGGAAAAAAGTGCGGCCATCTAATTTTGTAGGAAAACATGACAAACACACTGGAGATTCTTCAATTCATGGAAAGGACAAAAGATGGTGCTTGTGGACTCAAGTTTTTTGTCAAGGGTTGTGGAGGTCTCAAGCTGAGTGGGTTTTGTTTGGAACACTTCAAGGAGGTAGAGTTTTTCTATTACTCATTTTTGGTAGAATTTCTAGTGTTTTGTTCAAGAGAGATATGAGGCTTCTACTTGTTGGTGGTGTGATTTGAAAAATGAGCCTCCTGTCCTTGAGATGTTGTAGACTCATGTGCGCCCTTGTCCTCTGCAATATAATTTTTGATGTCATTGACCAGGTCAGATTAGTGGTTGATCTAAGGGTTGCTAGTTGCAGTAGAAATGGAAAAGAGGTAAAAGAGCTCTATCCAACACTACAGGGAGTTGGATGGTAGAGATTTTCATGGTTTGTGTGTAGTTGCAGAATGCTATGCTTAAGGCCTCCTTATGTACTGGAAAGTGGAGTTATTCAGTTTGATAAAGGAATTTAAGAAACTCTCTTTGACTTTGGTGTTTGTAATATTAAAAGTTAGACCTTTCCTTTTGGTCTTGGATGTGATTCTAGAGGCAGTCCTAGAACTGAAAAAGAGATAGGTGTATTCAATAAGTTGGGTCTTATTCACTGAGGATGTAGGTTAAGAGAGGTTCTTGGTTGTGATCATGTTTTCTTGCATGTTGTTTTGACTTTCTAATCTTCTTTTTTCTGCTGTTCATCAACTAAATGAAAACGGGCTAGACACCTCATGGCTAACTTCTTCCTCAAAAATGAACATTTCTTtgtcaaaataaagaaaagatgtaaaagaaagggaagaagaaatgaAGGGAGGGCGCGGTGGAGGAGGGCATTGGCTTTGTTTCTATGACAAGCATCTCACTCCTAGTCACATTCCCTATAAATACCTCAGTTACAAGGATGCCTCTATGCTTGCTTACTGATTACAGACTTTCATGATCCAAAATATACTAATTCAGAGCCacatgaataataaaaaaaatagcatcCCAGTAGTGTTCAATTCTTCAAATAATTGCATCACTGCTATGCTGATCTTCAatacatagcattcatccagaTGTAGGAACTTATGAAAGCTGCATATCACATTCTTGCGATGATGACATCATTTGGACATGTTAGAAACAAATAAGACATTGTCTTTTTGTGACATTTATGATACATATGGCCAAGGTACGCTGTTTTGGTACCGGGTTCCGAACTGGTGCCACCCTGTGATTGTGTCAAAAAATGCCCAGTATGGGTCTGGTTCAGCATACTAAGTGCCGATACGCCCTCTATACTATATACCGGTACCAAATCGGTACAGTGCAGTACACTCCGTACCATCTGGTTAGGTATGGTATAGCGTATCATGCACATCGCTTTTGTGTTCATGTCCATTTTTTTGATTATATTATCATGTTTCTTCAACACCCTGACATTTGCAAATCCATTTTAGATTGGATTTGTATGTTTCAGTCATTTTCTAAGCagtatgaatatttttttttttttggtatgtgTATTATATgttcatttatccaatttcctctttaagaaagaaatattttatattacagtatccttttctttttttttctattggtTCATCACTTGCATTTttggtaaaataaaaataatagctGTGTCATTGTGACATGCAGGTTCTCAATCTTCCTCAGCATACTGGGCGTTTTAGCTTTGCCACACAGTTTCCATATTACAATGATACACTCTACAAGCCAGATTTTACAAACCGGAATCTGGGAAAGCCTGTTGTGTTTGACATGGACATGAGTGCAGGAGACTTCCTTGCCCTTTTATATCTCCTAAAAGTACCTGTTGAAACAATAGACCTCAAGGTAGTTAGATGTTAATTAGCTGATGCAGTTGAATCTTAGAGGGATAAATTATCAAGTCCTAGCAGATGGGATGTTCACCATACTGCTTTAGAACTTAAATGTTCTTTCATACTTTCATTTTTAAACATCACAAGGAACCCCCTCCCATCCATCAATACTTTTGGAGTAAAATGATGTTTCTAATTTTTGGTAATTCCTTTCTCAGCAATGTTATCCTTTCTATCCATAGGGAATATTAGTCAGTGGCAATGGTTGGGCGAATGCTGCGACAATAGATGTCATCTATGATGTGTTACATATGATGGGCCGTGATGACATTCCAGTTGGCCTAGGTAATGTAACTGCACTAGGTACACCCAGTCTTGGCTGCAAGTATGTCAAGGCTATTCCACAAGGTAGCGGTGGATTGCTTGACTCTGATACAGTATATGGACTTGCTCGTACGCTACCACGAAGCCCAAGGAGGTACTTCACTTTGGCTCCTATAATGATTTGGATTCATatgaaaattaaatttattCAGTATTGGTCCTGGATTTAATGCATCTGTTAGCATTGCTAACtattttccttcttgcttcattCACATAGCTGTGCATAGTACGTCGGTGATTTAGATATTGTTGCTGCAATTAGTCATGTAACAATAATTCTGAAGCACATTTTTTGTTCTGATTATACAAGCTTTAGAATTTTCTCAAAGAAAACTATACAATCTTTAGGAATCTGAGAAGTGTATGAAAGGTAAAACTTTATTCACAAATTTAAAtgatttttctttagtttgtaAATGTATATAGATATTACATCCTATTCATTTTTCGTACTGTTCTTTGTTTAGCATGTTGGTTACCAGCCACACCAAGAGTGTATTGATGCATATATATCACGCAATTATTTACCTTCATGTGGTTTAGATAATTGCATAAATAGGGCACCATCTAATCACTCGATGTAAGAGTTTTAGAAAGAATTTCTGAGAGTTGACTTCAGTGTTCATATCCAGAAAGAACGACGCCATCCTTTGTCTGCTCGTTCAGTTTCCACATGATATCACATTCATCTATGACATGTAATCTAACATGCCTTGCCATATAAAGTAGGATATGAGAACAGTGAGTTGCAATACTTGAATGGTCTTCCAATCCTACCACTGGAGTATAATGCTGAGACCACTAAGCCTCGGCCTTCAATTGCCTAAGCTGGGAGAGGGTACGGAATTTTATTTCGATGTTAAGAGTGGGGAAGAAAGGAAATAGCTACTATATGAAAGCATCAAAGGAAGTTTGCAATAAAGTTTTGCTGCCTAGTTTAAAATTTCAGAGTGCTTGTCTTTTAGATGAGGCATATATGATATAGGGAATTTGAGAATATGATaacataaacaaaaaaaaaacaatgggtCAAAATTGACACTTAATAAACAATGGTAAAATGAATATGCTCGACTGAAGAGGGTTTGGAAGTTGCTGTCAAAGTGTGCATCAGGTGTGGTGTCATAGAAAACCCAGTCAACCTGATCAAGTCACTACTACCTAATCTCGAACATTTTTCTCATAATGTACTGCTGGTCATTGTCATTTATTCATTCTCGTAAGAAATTATATGGATCCCAAAAACAAGCATGGTGACCATATATAGACATAATGATATTCATGTACGTAAATATAGTCATTTCTTTTTGCTGCATAGGATTTAACTAATCTACTCTGATGCAAAATTAATGTATGATAGGGAGCAGTGCACTGAGTTCCCATAATTACACATGAAACTATTTGCAATTTTTCTTAcaacataaaaaataattatttgcaCAGAATATGGTAATATCATGCTAAGCTACTTATCCTTATCCAGGTATACAGCTGAAAATTCTGTTAAGTTTGGAGCTCCAAGAAATACTGATCACCCCGAACTTAGACAGCCACTAGCTATGGAAGTTTGGCAGTCCATTACAAGGGGGCTTAATCCAAGTGATAAAATAACTTTGCTGACAAGTGGACCTCTTACTAACTTAGCCAACATTGTTCTTTCAGATAAAAATGCAAGTTCAATTATACAGGTCAGTCACATTTCTAGTCGGTATCAAATAAAACTAGGCAATCAATTTGACATGTCTGACATACCGACGACCTCTCAGTGTAAATCTGTGTTGCATATGATTAAatcattttatatttcttttttctctgcAAAAAAACTCAAGCATGACCATATTTTGAATTACATCATTGTTTTTCGCTTGATATGCAGAATGTTTATATAGTTGGGGGGCATATTGTCGATGAACATGGTGAGAAAGGAAACATTTTCACGGTTCCCTCAAACGAATATGCTGAATTCAACATGTTTCTTGATCCTCTAGCTGCGAAGAAAGTCACCGAGTCAGATCTTCAAATCACGTTAATTCCTCTAAGTGCTCAACGCAAAGTGATTTCCTTTAAAAGCATACTTGGAAGTCTAATGCTCGCAGACAAGACTCCAGAAGCCTTGTTTGCCTATCGTTTGCTGTCTTTAATGCAAAATCTACAGCGACAGCACCAGACATACCACCATATGGTAATTTAAAACAGTTTACCTTATTTACTCACTGAAACATACAGTGTAAACAAGTTTTCCAAACACATAGCAGTAAAAACATGCATAAATGCTTGACTAATGTTTCAAAACACTTCGGCGGATGATTCATACAATCCTCATATAGGCACAACACAACCCTTGGCATCAGAATATAGAAGCTCACAAAGTTGCTTGGGAGTGGAAGTATTGGAGTCCCAAACAAAACTCCCCAATCATTCTCCTTTGCTTTATTATTACATATCATTATCTTTCAATATcttttcctttctattttttcttttttgtttatcTCTATACATGCCTGCTTGTTTAATATCTGTTGATTTTGCATACCTGCAGGATATATTTTTGGGAGAAATCCTTGGTGCGGTTTTCTTGGTTGATGGTCCTAACTTAAACCCGGCAATGCAAATAAAGCCAATTAGTGTATTGGATGGTAATATAAGCAAAGATGGCCAGATAGTCATCAACAGGAAAAATGGAAAATTAGTTAGCATATTGGATAATTTTAACAGCGAAGCATATTATAGCCATTTCGCAAATTTTTTTGGTGATAGGAGACAGTCTGCTGTGATTGGTAGCTTTGATGAACAGGAAAAGAGATGGAGCATGCCACCTAATGAGACTGAAGCAGGTCTATAACTTTGAAGATTCTTTCACTAGATATCAGAAAAAAGGGTTATTGATTATTTGTTCATATACCCAGGTCATTTGGAGATTCCATCCATATTTCCTTGGTTTCTCCAAAGGAAAACATACAGTCAACTTCAGGTTACCATGTTCTTAGAAATAAGTGGTTTCTTGCTTCCTACCTGTATGTTAAAAGAGATTCACAATTGACCTCATTTACAATTACACGTTGTCTCTCTGTGGAGTTCTCTTAGGATGAATTAAAAGATTTAATTCTTTCAGGGTCATGCCTTGTAAATCTGAAATAATGGAACTAGTGCACAGACTGTATTCCAGTTACCTCTCTTTTAACGATGCACCATCAATTTAGAATGCTGAAAGTAAGCAGTTGGTTTCTGACAAAGCATATCAGGCTTATGAGTATATCATATGGTACTCTAATCTTGTTTCTGTCCACGTTTATGAGTATCAGGCTGAATCATGGTACATTTGTGGAACATGAGTTACCTTCGAATGTTCGAGTTACAAGCAGTATGATCGTTTAACCTATATCATCATTAAATCTTTCTTCCACCGTAATATGATGATGAGTACTGTGATAACAATGATGTCAAGATAAATGTACGATAATGTTGTAGAGCAAAGAAAAGTTACACTATGAAAAGCTTGTCAAGAGCACTGATGGAGGATGAAGTGAGAGGAAATGTTGTTTTTACCTGTAGTGTAGGTCAGAGGATGATCTCTGAAGGGGTCAAAAGGAATGTTAAAAACAGGATGAAACAATTTGGAATTccaatttcattaaattttttttatgcaatttgaAATCAAACTAACATCCACAAAGTTATCTCCTTGCACAAGCGTTTGTCACCTGTGTTCATATGTTTAACACGttttagaagaatattttaCATCCAACTAGGTTATTCTTCAAGATAAATGTATGATAATGCTGTGCAGGAGAGAGAATATAATTCTATAAGAAGCTTGTCAGCAGTACTTCGGAGGATAAAGCAAGGGGAAAATCAGTTTTGACCTTTAGTATAGGTCAGAGGACGATCTGTGAAGTAAAATGCTCAAAAGAAATTCCCAAAAATTCATGAAAACTAACATCCATAAGCTATTTCCATGCACaagaatttaaaatatgtgctcATAGACCAAATTATAGCATTCGACATTTAGAAACTCATGTCCATTTCTGAAATCCATTGAAGAGACAATGCAAGAGCACTCCTCCTGATGATAGTCTATACTCTATAGTGATGCAAAATTCAGTACTCAACAAATTTCAAAGTGGTTTCATGCTAAAGACAAAAATGAGAAATTATTCTCCAAAATTGTTAGATAATTAACGTTTATGGTGATAGCAAAACAGATAGGAAAACAGATACTTTCATTTTACTTTGATTAAAGACTATTGATAAGAGGTCCAATCATTTTTTAACCAtttgttcatttttttctttttttcatataATCAAAAGCTAATAATGGAATTATGAAAAAATCATTTTACCTTTGTCGAATTCAGCACCAAAAAAATGTACAAAaagataaaaggaaaaaaagaagttaACACCAAAACAACCCATTATTCCACTCATTCCTTTATTAGATAAGTTCTAAACTTATACTCTTTTATTTCCCAACCATACTGTGTAGCATTCGGAAGATTTGACATTCCCAGAAATATCACATTTTTGGTAGTCTATATATATGGATTAGACCTCAATTCAATTGGACCTTCTAATCGTTATTGCTTCTATGGCTAGTGTAACAACTCTCCCTGAGACCAAACAAACAAATCTAAAAATGATTAGTATAATCTCCCATGTCTGAACAAGTAATAAATGTAAATATAGCTCAACCATACCACATCATGCCAAAATGGAGATGGCTTTGCACCCCTGCTAGGAAAAGGGTGAACCTTGATGCAACAATAAGGTAGCTCACTTGCGACCTCAAGGTCACGAATTCGAAACATGGAAACTAACTCGACATGCAGGGGGTAAGGAATGTAGAAGCAGCAAATCAATCAAGCATGATGCATTTAATACTGATGCTTAAATCAGTCTTACACTATCATTCCGGTAATCCAGGATACTATGAAACAGTCTTACATCATCCACAAAGTAAAGGAATGGTGGCATCTTTCAACTGTACCAAGCACAAATCTTTAAAAGTAGTTAGAAACAAAACAGATAGCAAAAGCTCAACAAATAAAGAACATGGACTCGTTTTCCTAAGACATCTTTAAACTCCTTGACAAGTGCCAGACAGCCTCTACTGCATAGTTGGAATTGACCCCCCAGCTGCCAAAATCTGCTTCTCCagctataattcattaaagagaaAAGGTGTAAACAAACTTTAGTGGAATGGTTGTAGGCTAGTAGAGGTGAAAAAATGAGTTCCGTGAAAGTTTGTTCCATACCCTGAATAGATCTTCAAGATTGCTTTTTACAAGGCAGTACTCTTGCTTAACTTGCTGCAAACATCTGATACATCTGCACAAAGCTCGGCTTGTTTAGAAGAAATAGGATTACTTCAGGGGAAACTACTTTGATGGTGGATGAAATTAGCCATGGCCTTAATTGTCTCCTTTTGGAGCAAAGGCCTTGAATTGGTTTTAATTTCAATAAATGGTGGCAGAAATGAAAACGAAAACATGAATCCACTTACCCGTCCCTGTTGTTCTCCTCGCAGCAGCTGCGGAAGGCAATACAGACATCTTTAATCCTCTGAGCTCCTATGCTGTTCAAACAAAACTCTGATTACAACTTGATACCAAATAAATATATGAAAACAAACATAGCAAAAAGAAACCACATAGTGTTGTCATCCGCTACAAAGTGGATTCAGATCAAATAGAATACGGGTTCCCAGTTAGGTTAAAATTACTCAGGTCATCAAATTTCTGATAACTATAAAAACAATCAAGATAACAAATAGGATCATAGTCCACCAATCGAAGAAAACGTTCAATTGAGGGAAGGCGATTAGGTTCCCAGCTAGTCTTTACTTTCACAAAAGAAAGATGGGGATGATGTGCATACCTGGCGCTGCTGCCCTTGAACTGGTGGACATGAGCATCAACTATCTTGAAATCCACAATCTGATGATCTCTTCAGAGATGGATGTACAGAGAGAGACACAATTAAAAATAACAGTAAAAAGTAAAAGACTACCaccaaaaacaaacaaaaaaagaaatgtaaagaaaagacaaaagaggGTTTAGATCAGATCACTCACAGGATCCTGCTCAGTTCATTGAGAAGTTTTTCAGAATCTTGGAAGAAAAGAGACACCACTTCATGAACAAAGTTAGGGTTACTCTCATCCTGCAGTTGCTGAAGCTGTATGAACTGGTTGTCCAGAATCCCCTTTTCATCACCAGAAAAACCACATCAATATACCCTCATATATAACCCAGAGACACCccgataaaaaaagaaagatgtcTTCATACCTGCTGAAATAGGGTTGTTGTGAGATCAATGAATCTTCTCTGCAAGTGAGCCACCTCCATGCTGTCTCTTTAGCTCTCTACACCAAGCTTCTCACAGAGGTGAAGGCTTCACCTATActagaaggaagagaagaggaacaCCAAGGAAAGACATTTCTAAGAGTtaaatagagagaaaaaaaaggtgaaCTTTTAAGGAAAATTTATTGCTCTTACATAAAGCCTTTCATGCTTGCTAGTTTTGAGAGCCGCCATAAATTTTTATAGATTCCTGCAATGAATCAGCTTTCCTTTTTTAACTCCCATTCACTGTCTCCCGACATCTCCTCCTCCTTATAGCCTTTACCACCTTCTATATatgacctctctctctctctctctctggtttACAGATAGGTGATGCTGTGGTCACCTCAGAGCATCCCACCCACACCAGGGTAGACCCAATGATTGGCTAAGTTATTTTGAGAGAGAAGATGCTTTCCTTTTGGCTCTCAagcctctttcttttttattctgcCTTGCGAGCCTTCGAACACAAGTTCCTGCCTGGCTTTTTTTTATCGCTGCTCCTGATGAAAAAACTTACCATGGTGGTTCCACTGCTGGTGCTGTCATCTTCGGTGATGTTGGTTGAACGATTGGTTTCTTAAGTCTAAATCTTACGAATGTGTTACATACTTGTCCGAGGTGACATAGAACTTGTATGTATCAAGCAGCATTCTTTGACCATTAGCCAAGGACACATGAATCAgacaattcaattttttttttcaaaaaccgATTTAGTTAATATTGTACTACTTTCAATTATTTTCTGTGATTTGCTGTACTTTTTTAACTTTACAGATTCTAGTTTTTGGATAAATAGAACTAGCATCTTTGCTTTCCTGTATACTAGCGAGCAATGGcagcaaaaaaaattattatattcaaATATATGAAATAATAAATGTTAACAAATACTATAATTATTGACCAATATCAACCCTAGGTTTtagaggaattttttttttttataatttctgTAAAAGACGATAGCAGGAGAGTAGCCGTGAAAACTAAGTTTAGATTTGGCGAAGAATGGAATAACTATAAGTCGAATGGAGTGCTTAACAAATTCTAGAACTCCATGGtagttttctctttttctttctcttctcaaaCAATCCTTCTCTTCCCCTCGCTGTTGAGTTGCCGAAAGTCTCCCACCTACTGTCATCCCTCCACCGAAGCCTGGAGCCTACCATTGCCATCGTCTGTCGATTACTAGTACTCTTGTCCTCACCCGCCCCCCACCCCTATTATTGTTGCCACTATCTTTCGCAGTGCCACCCTCCCTATCACAAGGGTGAGGGAAAGCAATagtgagagaaggagagagagagaagggatagTGATAGTGGCGATGGTTCCTGACGTTGAGGAATATGCACACGTGCACgaaagagaaaaaggaggaatagaatggtggtggtggtggtgatctTCGTGGTAGAGAAGGGGAGAAATAGGAAAGGGCCATGCCCCTCCTTTCTCCAAGCTATGCTTGGCTAGACGGGCGGCCATGCCTACGAGGAGGAGGTGGGTATCATAAGGAATAGAGAGGGCTCATGATGTGCACCTCTCTCCTTGGTTGGTGAGGCATGACGAGGAGTATACAGGGTCGGTGAGGTGTATGCCTTCCTCTCCGTATTTCGCATTCCTAACAGGAAGTGGGTGATGTACAGGATATGCGATACATGTGACACGTGACGTACTGATTTTCTGACACATGGCACATGATGGGGAGATCTGAACTTCTCTTTGATACATACGTATATATAAGGAAAATTATTAGATATATCCATCCAAACTTCAATCTAAAATCCTCACATATTTTGCACCACATAAAGTGATACAAGTCTGAATAACCACTACATCATCCGATCATGAAGATTGATAGCTATCGGACTGAGCATGGTGTACATCACACAAAACATGCCATGTATGGCATGTAGCACCTATCCTGTTTGATAACCATCCATATCCGTGATTGGATGATGTGG encodes the following:
- the LOC103710948 gene encoding uncharacterized protein LOC103710948 isoform X2, which encodes MMNRDDIPVGVGGDGGILDDGTILPNVGGYLPIIEQGMSTAGDCRYRQAIPIGAGGRLDIDSNYGLRRSFLPQGHRRYFPLQQPTAQQVMIDTISAGPTTVFLIGSHTNFALFLMTNQHLKKNIEHIYIMGGGVRSENPTGCCPKNSSTLCIPRQCGDHGNMFTAYTSNPYAEFNIFGDPFAAYQVFHSGIPITLVPLDATNTIPISEQFFMSFQQRQDTYEAQYSFQSLKITRDTWFDNQFYTSFFMWDSFTSGVAVSIMRSADNYNGENEFAEMEYLNVTVVTSNKPYGIYDGSNPFFDGRAIPRFNLQKDGVHSGHVQAGLQDPFCFVPGSNKGICEDGYTKEVTGSEGVRVLVAKKAKPNQDVHSPLDREFFKSFLEVLNLPQHTGRFSFATQFPYYNDTLYKPDFTNRNLGKPVVFDMDMSAGDFLALLYLLKVPVETIDLKGILVSGNGWANAATIDVIYDVLHMMGRDDIPVGLGNVTALGTPSLGCKYVKAIPQGSGGLLDSDTVYGLARTLPRSPRRYTAENSVKFGAPRNTDHPELRQPLAMEVWQSITRGLNPSDKITLLTSGPLTNLANIVLSDKNASSIIQNVYIVGGHIVDEHGEKGNIFTVPSNEYAEFNMFLDPLAAKKVTESDLQITLIPLSAQRKVISFKSILGSLMLADKTPEALFAYRLLSLMQNLQRQHQTYHHMDIFLGEILGAVFLVDGPNLNPAMQIKPISVLDGNISKDGQIVINRKNGKLVSILDNFNSEAYYSHFANFFGDRRQSAVIGSFDEQEKRWSMPPNETEAGL
- the LOC103710949 gene encoding histidine-containing phosphotransfer protein 1; translation: MEVAHLQRRFIDLTTTLFQQGILDNQFIQLQQLQDESNPNFVHEVVSLFFQDSEKLLNELSRILDHQIVDFKIVDAHVHQFKGSSASIGAQRIKDVCIAFRSCCEENNRDGCIRCLQQVKQEYCLVKSNLEDLFRLEKQILAAGGSIPTMQ
- the LOC103710948 gene encoding uncharacterized protein LOC103710948 isoform X3 translates to MSTAGDCRYRQAIPIGAGGRLDIDSNYGLRRSFLPQGHRRYFPLQQPTAQQVMIDTISAGPTTVFLIGSHTNFALFLMTNQHLKKNIEHIYIMGGGVRSENPTGCCPKNSSTLCIPRQCGDHGNMFTAYTSNPYAEFNIFGDPFAAYQVFHSGIPITLVPLDATNTIPISEQFFMSFQQRQDTYEAQYSFQSLKITRDTWFDNQFYTSFFMWDSFTSGVAVSIMRSADNYNGENEFAEMEYLNVTVVTSNKPYGIYDGSNPFFDGRAIPRFNLQKDGVHSGHVQAGLQDPFCFVPGSNKGICEDGYTKEVTGSEGVRVLVAKKAKPNQDVHSPLDREFFKSFLEVLNLPQHTGRFSFATQFPYYNDTLYKPDFTNRNLGKPVVFDMDMSAGDFLALLYLLKVPVETIDLKGILVSGNGWANAATIDVIYDVLHMMGRDDIPVGLGNVTALGTPSLGCKYVKAIPQGSGGLLDSDTVYGLARTLPRSPRRYTAENSVKFGAPRNTDHPELRQPLAMEVWQSITRGLNPSDKITLLTSGPLTNLANIVLSDKNASSIIQNVYIVGGHIVDEHGEKGNIFTVPSNEYAEFNMFLDPLAAKKVTESDLQITLIPLSAQRKVISFKSILGSLMLADKTPEALFAYRLLSLMQNLQRQHQTYHHMDIFLGEILGAVFLVDGPNLNPAMQIKPISVLDGNISKDGQIVINRKNGKLVSILDNFNSEAYYSHFANFFGDRRQSAVIGSFDEQEKRWSMPPNETEAGL